The Brassica napus cultivar Da-Ae chromosome C7, Da-Ae, whole genome shotgun sequence genome has a segment encoding these proteins:
- the LOC106437038 gene encoding alcohol dehydrogenase class-3 has protein sequence MATQGQVITCKAAVAYEPNKPLVIEDVQVAPPQAGEVRIKILFTALCHTDAYTWSGKDPEGLFPCILGHEAAGIVESVGEGVTEVQPGDHVIPCYQAECRECKFCKSGKTNLCGKVRSATGVGVMMNDRKSRFSVDGKPIYHFMGTSTFSQYTVVHDVSVAKIDPQAPLDKVCLLGCGVPTGLGAVWNTAKVEPGSNVAIFGLGTVGLAVAEGAKTAGATRIIGIDIDSKKYETAKKFGVNEFVNPKDHQKPIQEVIVDLTDGGVDYSFECIGNVSVMRAALECCHKGWGTSVIVGVAASGQEISTRPFQLVTGRVWKGTAFGGFKSRTQVPWLVEKYMNKEIKVDEYITHNMTLGEINKAFDLLHEGTCLRCVLSTSE, from the exons ATGGCGACTCAAGGTCAGGTTATCACATGCAAAG CTGCGGTGGCTTACGAGCCGAACAAACCTCTGGTCATCGAAGATGTGCAAGTGGCTCCCCCTCAGGCCGGTGAGGTTCGGATCAAGATCCTCTTCACCGCTCTCTGTCACACCGACGCCTACACCTGGAGCGGCAAG GATCCTGAAGGTCTCTTCCCTTGTATCCTCGGTCACGAGGCCGCTGG GATTGTTGAGAGTGTTGGTGAAGGTGTAACTGAGGTTCAACCTGGGGATCATGTTATCCCTTGTTACCAAGCTGAGTGCCGTGAATGCAAGTTCTGCAAATCAGGCAAGACTAACCTCTGCGGCAAGGTTCGATCCGCTACTGGTGTTGGGGTCATGATGAACGACCGTAAGAGCCGCTTCTCCGTTGACGGGAAACCCATTTATCACTTCATGGGTACCTCCACGTTTAGTCAGTACACTGTTGTTCATGATGTTAGTGTCGCCAAGATCGATCCTCAGGCTCCTTTGGATAAAGTCTGCCTTCTTGGGTGCGGTGTCCCCACTG GCCTTGGAGCAGTTTGGAACACTGCCAAAGTAGAGCCTGGGTCAAATGTTGCCATTTTTGGTCTTGGGACCGTGGGGCTTGCT GTTGCTGAGGGTGCAAAAACAGCTGGTGCTACAAGGATCATTGGCATTGATATTGACAGCAAGAAGTATGAAACTG CAAAGAAGTTTGGTGTTAATGAGTTTGTGAACCCAAAGGACCACCAGAAGCCAATTCAGGAAGTGATTGTCGACCTCACTGATGGCGGTGTTGACTACAGCTTTGAGTGTATTGGGAATGTCTCCGTGATGAGAGCCGCATTAGAGTGCTGTCACAAG GGATGGGGAACTTCGGTTATAGTCGGTGTTGCAGCATCAGGACAAGAGATATCAACCCGACCTTTCCAGCTCgtgactggccgtgtgtggaaAGGAACAGCTTTTGGTGGTTTCAAGAGTCGAACCCAAGTGCCTTGGCTTGTAGAGAAGTATATGAACAAG GAGATCAAAGTGGATGAGTACATAACGCACAACATGACCTTGGGAGAGATCAACAAGGCTTTTGACCTGTTGCATGAAGGTACTTGCCTTCGTTGTGTCCTCAGTACCAGCGAATGA